Proteins encoded in a region of the Lujinxingia litoralis genome:
- a CDS encoding heavy metal translocating P-type ATPase has product MAQIPPPSSTCGADQGCSTPSPAPESCCGSPAEPAAGDKVHRHAPGHVHHDHDHDLHGCRTSKAAPSSEERPEPDAAARTIFDVQGLCCQSEARLIEDALASAPGVAELRINVPAGTLTVYHDGQSSRDEATVAALSRVGLQAAPRPEFGRRAQVSHSAFDQRFWTVLSGALLTLAGAVVRFGFGITSVLVPILLSVAIVVGGVFVYRQAFRALRQRRIDINLLVTIAVVGAAAVGEWFEASTVILLFGFAEWLEARSMARARQAIGSLMALAPPTARVRRGEAFVEVELAEVVLGDEIELLPGARVPVDGELLSGVTEVDESTITGEARHVRKIAGDTLFAGTVNQAGRVRMRCTEPAATSTLARIIDAVEEARAQASPAEQFIDTFARIYTPAVVALAAAVALLGPLLTGGAFELWFYRALVFLVIACPCALVISTPIANVAGLARAARRGILVKGGKWLEMLGQLRALALDKTGTLTEGRLVVEGLHPLADVSADALLLAAARAESASEHPIGRAIVAEAMGRFELAEIVDAVSDARAVVGAGIEATLVAESAGLPGAGPAPVLRVGQLAWLSELGMSVPAALVAEHDRLASVGHTLIAVAEDQRVLGLVALGDRLRAGAPAALQALKRAGVTHLAMVTGDGPEAAAHFAGRLGLDPGLVFSRQTPHDKIARVDELKAQVGDHVAMVGDGVNDAPALAAASVGVAMGAAGTDVALESADVALMGDDLSRLAEAMIIGQKTRRIILQNITVALGLKVIFLVLALGGWATLWMAIVADMGGSLIVIFNALRLLRASEEERNAAASAATEPALAH; this is encoded by the coding sequence TTGGCCCAGATCCCCCCTCCGAGCTCAACCTGCGGTGCCGACCAGGGATGCTCGACTCCCTCGCCAGCGCCCGAGTCCTGCTGTGGCTCGCCGGCGGAGCCGGCGGCCGGCGATAAGGTGCATCGGCACGCTCCGGGGCACGTGCACCACGATCATGACCACGACCTCCACGGTTGTCGTACGTCAAAGGCGGCGCCCTCTTCCGAGGAGCGTCCTGAGCCGGATGCCGCCGCGCGCACCATTTTCGACGTGCAGGGGCTCTGCTGCCAGAGTGAGGCGCGTCTGATCGAAGACGCGCTCGCCAGTGCGCCCGGCGTCGCCGAGCTGCGCATCAATGTGCCCGCCGGCACGCTCACGGTCTACCACGACGGGCAAAGTTCGCGCGACGAAGCCACCGTGGCGGCGCTGAGTCGGGTGGGGCTTCAGGCCGCGCCGCGCCCCGAGTTCGGTCGCCGCGCCCAGGTCTCGCATTCAGCCTTTGATCAGCGCTTCTGGACGGTGCTCAGCGGCGCGCTGCTCACCCTGGCCGGGGCGGTGGTGCGCTTTGGGTTCGGCATCACCTCGGTGCTGGTGCCGATCCTGCTGAGCGTGGCGATCGTGGTGGGCGGCGTGTTTGTGTATCGTCAGGCCTTCCGTGCCCTGCGCCAGCGTCGCATCGACATCAACCTCCTGGTGACCATCGCCGTGGTGGGGGCGGCCGCGGTTGGCGAGTGGTTTGAGGCGTCCACCGTGATCCTGCTCTTCGGGTTTGCCGAGTGGCTGGAGGCGCGCTCCATGGCCCGGGCTCGCCAGGCCATCGGCTCACTCATGGCGCTGGCACCGCCCACCGCCCGGGTGCGCCGTGGCGAGGCTTTTGTCGAGGTCGAACTTGCCGAGGTTGTGCTCGGCGATGAGATCGAGCTTTTGCCCGGGGCCCGGGTGCCGGTCGATGGGGAACTCTTAAGCGGCGTGACCGAAGTCGACGAATCGACCATCACCGGGGAGGCGCGCCACGTGCGAAAGATCGCCGGGGATACGCTCTTCGCGGGCACCGTTAACCAGGCCGGGCGAGTGCGGATGCGCTGCACCGAGCCCGCCGCCACCAGCACGCTGGCCCGCATCATCGACGCGGTCGAAGAGGCTCGCGCCCAGGCCTCGCCGGCCGAGCAGTTCATCGACACCTTTGCGCGCATCTACACGCCGGCGGTCGTGGCGCTGGCGGCCGCCGTGGCGCTGCTGGGGCCGCTGCTCACCGGAGGGGCGTTTGAACTCTGGTTCTACCGCGCGCTGGTCTTTCTGGTGATCGCCTGCCCCTGCGCGTTGGTCATCTCCACGCCGATTGCCAACGTCGCCGGCCTGGCGCGTGCGGCGCGTCGGGGCATCCTGGTCAAGGGAGGCAAGTGGCTGGAGATGCTCGGTCAACTCCGGGCGCTGGCGCTCGATAAAACCGGGACATTGACCGAGGGGCGGCTCGTCGTCGAGGGGCTCCATCCCCTGGCGGACGTGAGCGCCGACGCGCTGCTGCTGGCCGCGGCCCGCGCCGAATCTGCCAGCGAACATCCCATCGGTCGCGCGATCGTGGCCGAGGCCATGGGGCGTTTCGAACTCGCGGAGATCGTCGACGCGGTCAGCGATGCCCGCGCGGTGGTCGGGGCCGGCATCGAAGCCACGTTGGTCGCTGAGTCCGCCGGCCTCCCCGGCGCCGGTCCGGCGCCGGTGTTGCGCGTGGGGCAGCTGGCCTGGCTCTCGGAGCTGGGAATGAGCGTGCCGGCGGCGCTGGTCGCCGAACACGATCGCCTGGCCTCGGTGGGACACACGCTGATCGCCGTGGCCGAAGATCAACGCGTGCTGGGGCTGGTCGCCCTGGGAGATCGCCTGCGCGCCGGCGCCCCGGCTGCACTTCAGGCCTTAAAACGCGCCGGCGTCACCCATCTGGCCATGGTCACCGGCGATGGTCCTGAGGCCGCCGCACACTTCGCCGGGCGCCTGGGGCTCGACCCCGGGCTGGTCTTCTCCCGACAGACGCCACACGACAAGATCGCCCGGGTCGACGAACTCAAAGCGCAGGTGGGCGACCACGTGGCGATGGTCGGCGACGGGGTTAACGACGCGCCGGCGCTGGCGGCGGCCTCGGTGGGCGTGGCCATGGGCGCGGCCGGCACCGACGTGGCGCTGGAGAGCGCTGATGTCGCGTTGATGGGCGATGATTTGAGTCGTCTGGCCGAGGCCATGATCATCGGACAGAAGACCCGGCGCATCATCCTGCAGAACATCACCGTGGCGCTGGGGCTGAAGGTGATCTTTTTGGTGCTGGCGCTCGGCGGCTGGGCCACGCTCTGGATGGCGATCGTGGCCGATATGGGCGGTAGCCTGATCGTGATCTTCAACGCGCTGCGCCTGCTGCGGGCCTCCGAGGAGGAGCGAAACGCAGCGGCCAGCGCCGCCACCGAGCCGGCGCTGGCACACTGA
- a CDS encoding (Fe-S)-binding protein: MHADDPYSPDVAKMSAYCTYCPKLCRFSCPTAAAESRETVTPWAMMRLLELTADRSVALTPEVAEAFHHCTGCRRCQTFCRHTNDVPRALWQARERAAAADLIPAAYRPLREAFETQGRPRAAAITWRPAPGVFDADSPVGFWPDCDTLAHHPELIDRVGRLLERVLGQKVRLVAAGPDALPVCCGFPLGATGDRPGLDRHLARRWPDLEGLDTLYTDCPALSAWAEPTSSWPELAHDEPERLRPHHVIELLARRLPELPPEEPLDLSQLMVHPSCMMTRQARLHADVLRVLRAAGHGEPVAMIFDQEEAECCGGQATYRALEAEAAERQAARVAERLHTHPEATRLVSTAATCQCAMSQARPELDICTLLDLVCQAYRL; encoded by the coding sequence ATGCACGCCGATGATCCCTACTCGCCAGACGTGGCGAAGATGAGCGCCTACTGCACCTACTGCCCCAAGCTCTGCCGGTTCAGCTGCCCGACGGCCGCCGCCGAGTCGCGGGAGACGGTCACCCCCTGGGCGATGATGCGCCTGCTGGAGTTGACCGCCGATCGCAGCGTGGCGCTGACCCCGGAGGTCGCCGAGGCCTTTCATCACTGCACCGGATGCCGGCGCTGCCAGACCTTCTGCCGCCACACCAACGACGTGCCCCGCGCGCTGTGGCAGGCCCGAGAGCGCGCCGCGGCCGCCGATCTGATCCCGGCGGCCTACCGCCCCTTGCGCGAAGCCTTTGAGACTCAGGGGCGCCCCCGGGCCGCCGCCATCACCTGGCGCCCGGCTCCCGGGGTGTTTGACGCGGACTCCCCCGTGGGCTTCTGGCCCGACTGCGACACGCTGGCCCATCACCCCGAGCTCATCGATCGCGTCGGTCGACTCCTGGAGCGGGTGCTCGGCCAGAAGGTCCGCCTGGTGGCCGCCGGCCCCGACGCGCTACCGGTCTGCTGCGGATTTCCACTGGGGGCCACCGGCGATCGCCCGGGGCTGGATCGTCACCTCGCCAGGCGCTGGCCCGATCTGGAGGGGTTGGACACGCTCTACACCGACTGCCCGGCGCTGTCCGCCTGGGCCGAACCCACCAGCAGCTGGCCCGAGCTCGCGCACGACGAGCCCGAACGCCTGCGCCCTCACCACGTGATCGAGCTTTTGGCCCGACGCCTCCCCGAGCTGCCGCCGGAGGAGCCGCTGGATCTGAGCCAGCTCATGGTACACCCGAGCTGCATGATGACACGTCAGGCCCGGCTCCATGCCGATGTGCTGCGGGTCTTGCGGGCCGCGGGCCATGGCGAGCCGGTGGCGATGATCTTCGATCAGGAGGAGGCCGAGTGCTGCGGCGGGCAGGCCACCTACCGCGCCCTGGAGGCCGAGGCCGCCGAGCGTCAGGCCGCCCGGGTGGCCGAACGCCTCCACACCCACCCCGAAGCCACTCGCCTGGTGAGCACGGCGGCCACCTGCCAGTGCGCCATGAGCCAGGCCCGCCCGGAGCTCGACATCTGCACCCTGCTGGATCTCGTCTGCCAGGCCTACCGGCTCTGA
- a CDS encoding FAD-binding oxidoreductase — protein MMEPSGREHESPLSAPRQHFYQARALTEPLEERIPATRGELAAMVDELHARGRPALVVGDGQHLRHDLGGAVALRTERLDQLLNLSRENGLVSAQAGIRWRDLQDAVEAEGLTLSHYALMPSTATLGGLLARFRPGPKTLGQGAIRDGCVALAARGAPGRSYDYLVAPRKASGPDLRYLFIGGEGHHGVITEATLVARRQLDAELLIFEGLPLSEALTLLDAIYRAQIRWQWVYYSAGAKRLQLALGAPGQLLRTQVRWIEAHLRAPDAHLDLDALRARRRWLEDRHPARRTHARARQASAIWCTAAALQTPPLDLSTPDIDELTLTSFAPDRVELVVEHGAPLDVPMPGVIARWPLCQTLPPRSRVPFAPEAADARR, from the coding sequence ATGATGGAGCCCTCCGGCAGAGAGCACGAGAGCCCGCTTTCGGCCCCTCGCCAGCACTTCTATCAGGCGCGCGCGCTGACCGAGCCGCTCGAAGAACGCATCCCGGCCACCCGCGGTGAGCTGGCCGCGATGGTTGATGAGCTGCACGCCCGCGGCCGCCCGGCCCTGGTGGTGGGCGACGGGCAGCACCTGCGCCACGATCTCGGCGGGGCGGTCGCGCTGCGCACCGAGCGTCTGGATCAACTTCTGAACCTCTCGCGCGAAAACGGTCTGGTGTCGGCCCAGGCGGGCATCCGTTGGCGCGATCTTCAGGATGCGGTCGAGGCCGAGGGCCTGACCCTGAGCCACTACGCACTGATGCCCTCCACCGCCACCCTGGGGGGCCTGCTGGCTCGCTTTCGCCCCGGGCCCAAGACCCTGGGTCAGGGCGCGATACGCGATGGCTGCGTGGCGCTCGCTGCCCGCGGAGCCCCCGGGCGAAGCTACGACTACCTGGTGGCCCCGCGCAAAGCCTCCGGCCCCGATCTGCGCTACCTTTTTATCGGCGGCGAGGGCCACCACGGAGTAATTACCGAGGCTACCCTGGTGGCGCGCCGCCAGCTCGACGCCGAGCTGCTGATCTTTGAGGGGCTCCCCCTCTCCGAGGCCCTGACGCTGCTGGATGCGATCTACCGCGCTCAGATCCGCTGGCAGTGGGTCTACTACAGCGCCGGGGCAAAACGCCTGCAGCTGGCCCTGGGAGCTCCGGGCCAGCTTTTGCGCACACAGGTACGCTGGATCGAGGCTCACCTGAGAGCCCCCGACGCCCACCTCGATCTCGACGCGCTGCGCGCTCGCCGCCGCTGGCTCGAAGACCGCCACCCTGCTCGTCGCACCCACGCCCGGGCCCGGCAAGCCAGCGCCATCTGGTGCACCGCGGCGGCGCTACAGACGCCGCCGCTGGACCTGAGCACGCCGGACATCGACGAACTTACGCTGACCTCCTTTGCCCCCGATCGCGTGGAGCTGGTGGTCGAGCATGGCGCGCCGCTCGATGTGCCGATGCCCGGCGTGATCGCGCGCTGGCCGCTGTGCCAGACGCTCCCCCCTCGCTCCCGCGTTCCATTCGCCCCGGAGGCCGCTGATGCACGCCGATGA
- a CDS encoding FAD-binding oxidoreductase encodes MSVHPASPLPPALRRDLEAIVGRPWVRTALPDRLAYDNDCWPRGIILTRGRRLGVHQPSAVVQPKDEAEIVELVAWARATGTPIIPFGAGSGVCGGTVALDEHAIVVDLKRLDALLEADPQTLLMRAQPGLIGMNMERELNARGLTLGHFPSSLYCSSVGGYLAARSAGQCSSLYGKIEDMVVSMRVVDGRARLIDTAASPTHPWLEEGLAAQDHPAQITELMVGSEGTLGLITEATLRLQPRPTRQLYRGFEFPSLKLALDAVREMMQQGLRPAVVRVYDEFDSLISGSRRRRGRSSGLSPRGDAHAPSPGALLRGLGKLASKKARELGLAAPVERLVDRAQRELLGRAVGQPLLINRVAESLPAGCLLIVGFEGQNALIDEEAAYARSLLERYGVDLGEAPGRHWLQNRFSVSYKQSPMFDAGTFVDTMEVSTTWENVLPLYQAVRRAVEHEVFIMAHFSHVYAEGCSIYFTFAGFGADLDDTLATYERTWEQGLEAVAAQGGSIAHHHGVGYSKAAFTRHDHPGGPALFADLKARFDPDGILNPSKVYR; translated from the coding sequence ATGAGCGTCCACCCCGCGTCTCCTCTCCCCCCGGCCCTGCGGCGCGATCTGGAGGCCATTGTGGGCCGCCCCTGGGTGCGCACCGCCCTGCCGGACCGCCTGGCCTACGACAACGACTGCTGGCCCCGGGGTATCATTTTAACCCGGGGGCGCCGGCTGGGGGTGCACCAGCCCTCGGCGGTGGTGCAGCCGAAAGACGAGGCCGAAATCGTGGAGCTGGTGGCCTGGGCCCGCGCCACCGGCACCCCGATCATCCCCTTTGGCGCGGGCAGCGGGGTGTGCGGGGGCACGGTGGCGCTGGATGAGCACGCGATCGTGGTCGATCTCAAACGCCTGGACGCGCTCCTGGAAGCCGATCCGCAGACCCTGCTGATGCGGGCGCAACCCGGGCTTATCGGCATGAATATGGAGCGGGAACTCAACGCCCGGGGCCTGACCCTGGGTCACTTCCCCTCCTCGCTCTACTGCTCCAGCGTGGGCGGGTATCTGGCGGCGCGCTCCGCCGGACAGTGCTCCAGCCTCTATGGCAAGATCGAAGATATGGTCGTGTCGATGCGCGTGGTCGATGGCCGCGCCCGACTCATCGACACCGCGGCCAGCCCCACGCATCCCTGGCTGGAAGAGGGCCTGGCCGCCCAGGACCACCCGGCCCAGATCACCGAACTGATGGTCGGCAGCGAGGGAACCCTGGGGCTGATCACCGAGGCCACCCTGCGCCTGCAGCCTCGCCCCACTCGTCAGCTCTACCGGGGGTTTGAGTTCCCCTCGCTCAAGCTCGCACTCGATGCGGTACGCGAGATGATGCAGCAGGGGTTGAGGCCGGCGGTGGTGCGAGTCTACGACGAGTTCGACAGCCTGATCTCAGGCAGCCGCCGGCGCCGGGGCCGCAGCTCCGGCCTCTCGCCACGGGGCGACGCGCACGCGCCCTCCCCGGGCGCCCTGCTGCGGGGCCTGGGGAAGCTCGCCAGCAAGAAGGCCCGGGAGCTGGGCCTGGCCGCCCCGGTGGAACGCCTGGTCGACCGGGCCCAGCGCGAGCTCCTGGGACGGGCGGTAGGCCAACCCCTGCTCATCAACCGGGTCGCCGAGAGCCTGCCGGCCGGCTGCCTGCTGATCGTGGGCTTCGAGGGCCAGAACGCCCTCATCGACGAGGAGGCCGCCTACGCCCGGAGCCTGCTGGAGCGCTACGGAGTGGACCTGGGCGAGGCACCGGGGCGCCACTGGCTGCAGAACCGTTTTTCGGTGAGCTACAAACAGTCCCCGATGTTCGACGCCGGCACCTTTGTCGACACCATGGAAGTCTCCACCACCTGGGAGAACGTGCTCCCCCTCTACCAGGCGGTACGCCGGGCCGTGGAGCACGAGGTCTTTATCATGGCGCATTTCAGCCACGTCTACGCCGAGGGCTGCTCGATCTACTTTACCTTTGCGGGCTTCGGCGCCGATCTCGACGACACCCTGGCCACCTACGAGCGCACCTGGGAGCAGGGGCTGGAGGCAGTGGCCGCCCAGGGAGGCTCGATCGCCCACCACCACGGGGTGGGCTACTCCAAGGCCGCGTTCACCAGGCACGACCACCCGGGCGGCCCGGCGCTCTTTGCCGACCTAAAAGCGCGCTTTGATCCCGATGGCATTCTCAACCCCTCCAAGGTCTACCGATGA
- a CDS encoding class I SAM-dependent rRNA methyltransferase — MRYYPRVDLTQAIENVLRAGHPWIFEDAVRHQAGEPGDAVDVYDRHGEWLGRGILDPTSPIRVRLWTRNPEVELDHRLLDRRIRQAFKRRPFPTHDTTGFRLLNGEGDRVPGLVCDVYGDVAVLRPDGLAAERWLKPARQTISRLLPIKHWAIKRSNLHRGTLPAAEWWESEEPPAETTFAEGGLTYVVDPLQGQKTGFFLDQRANRARLAEVCVGRRLLNLFGYTGAFSLAAAARGAARTTTVDLAAPAIADARRNFERNHIPASAHGFEACDAFEYLEQFEPERAPFEVAVCDPPSFAHRHSDVPRATEAYTRIFQKLIEVMPTGSTLALASCSSHIDRARFLEIVTRASERARAELVVLGTWGADVDHPTLPAFPEGDYLQFTLGTLCRD; from the coding sequence ATGCGCTACTACCCCCGCGTTGATCTGACCCAGGCCATCGAGAACGTGCTCCGCGCCGGCCACCCCTGGATCTTCGAGGACGCCGTGCGCCATCAGGCTGGCGAGCCGGGCGATGCGGTCGATGTCTACGATCGCCACGGAGAGTGGCTGGGGCGTGGCATCCTCGACCCCACCTCCCCGATCCGCGTGCGTCTGTGGACCCGCAACCCCGAGGTGGAACTCGATCACCGCCTGCTCGACCGTCGCATCCGCCAGGCATTTAAGCGCCGCCCCTTCCCGACTCATGACACCACGGGGTTTCGCCTGCTCAATGGCGAGGGCGATCGGGTGCCCGGGCTGGTCTGCGATGTCTACGGTGATGTGGCGGTGTTGCGCCCCGACGGGCTGGCCGCCGAGCGCTGGCTGAAACCGGCGCGCCAGACCATCAGCCGCCTCCTGCCGATCAAGCACTGGGCCATCAAACGCTCCAACCTCCACCGCGGCACCCTGCCGGCCGCCGAGTGGTGGGAGAGCGAGGAGCCCCCCGCCGAGACGACCTTTGCCGAGGGGGGACTCACCTACGTGGTCGACCCCCTCCAGGGTCAGAAGACCGGCTTTTTTCTGGATCAACGCGCCAACCGCGCCCGTCTGGCCGAGGTCTGCGTGGGGCGCCGACTGCTGAACCTCTTTGGCTACACCGGGGCCTTCTCGCTGGCAGCGGCCGCCCGCGGCGCCGCCCGCACCACCACCGTCGATCTGGCGGCGCCGGCCATCGCCGACGCTCGCCGCAACTTTGAGCGCAACCACATCCCGGCCTCGGCCCACGGCTTTGAGGCCTGCGATGCCTTTGAATATCTGGAGCAGTTTGAACCGGAGCGGGCCCCCTTTGAGGTGGCGGTCTGCGACCCGCCCAGCTTCGCCCACCGCCACAGCGACGTGCCCCGGGCCACCGAGGCCTACACGCGCATCTTCCAGAAACTCATCGAGGTGATGCCCACCGGCTCCACCCTGGCGCTGGCCTCGTGCAGCAGCCACATCGATCGGGCGCGCTTTCTGGAGATCGTCACCCGGGCCAGCGAGCGCGCCCGGGCCGAACTGGTGGTCCTGGGCACCTGGGGCGCCGATGTGGATCACCCCACGTTGCCGGCCTTTCCCGAAGGCGACTACCTTCAGTTCACGTTGGGCACGCTCTGCCGCGATTAA
- a CDS encoding PilZ domain-containing protein: MSDPGDGGAGSPELFDYPQRALSPDRREHERLPVNREFAVIDDYIAEYVTSISHGGVFIRSKKPLELGTRVTLKFSVILDDLETVEGEGEVVRVERSGPEMGMGVAFTRLSGESKRLIDELFARHELAQGKR; encoded by the coding sequence ATGAGCGATCCCGGAGACGGTGGAGCTGGCTCCCCAGAACTCTTTGACTACCCGCAGCGCGCCCTGAGTCCGGATCGCCGCGAACACGAGCGTCTGCCCGTAAATCGGGAGTTTGCGGTCATCGACGATTACATCGCCGAGTATGTCACCAGCATCTCGCACGGCGGGGTGTTCATCCGCTCCAAGAAACCGCTGGAGCTGGGGACGCGCGTGACGCTGAAGTTCTCGGTGATCCTGGACGATCTGGAGACCGTCGAGGGGGAGGGCGAGGTGGTGCGGGTGGAACGCAGCGGCCCGGAGATGGGGATGGGCGTGGCGTTTACCAGGCTCAGTGGCGAGAGCAAGAGGCTGATCGACGAGCTCTTTGCGCGCCACGAGTTGGCGCAGGGCAAGCGCTAA
- a CDS encoding diacylglycerol/lipid kinase family protein, translated as MTETSTHLRTFVIANPVAGAGQVKEDWPLLERLLRANLPEVDFAFTEGPAHATLLAREALRTGWEMVVAVGGDGTLNEVVNGFYERPEPTTCYALDDEGWVLRRDLSLQPINPDAVLGLVPIGTGGDFRRSVGLMAGAAEAIERLRGRETRALDLGQVGFLDARGNLATRYFVNIASGGISGVVDAMANSTWKGLGGRASFAVATMRAFAKWKNIEVEVRLDDTSELRDRVLNLSVANGEYFGGGMWVAPGAELDDGRLQLIMMGDLSRPQALRMFTDIYKGSHLGHRKVSRHRARQVAVRLVEPSALALVDLDGEQPGKLPATFNVHHRALQFKA; from the coding sequence ATGACCGAGACCTCCACCCATCTTCGCACCTTTGTGATCGCCAATCCCGTGGCCGGGGCCGGCCAGGTCAAAGAGGACTGGCCGCTCTTAGAGCGCCTGCTTAGGGCCAACCTTCCCGAGGTCGACTTCGCGTTTACCGAAGGTCCGGCTCACGCCACCCTGCTGGCCCGAGAGGCGCTGCGCACCGGCTGGGAGATGGTGGTGGCGGTGGGCGGCGACGGCACGCTCAACGAGGTCGTCAACGGGTTCTACGAGCGCCCGGAACCCACCACCTGCTACGCGCTCGATGACGAGGGCTGGGTGCTGCGCCGCGACCTGAGCCTGCAGCCCATCAACCCCGATGCGGTGCTGGGGCTGGTCCCCATCGGCACCGGTGGCGACTTTCGGCGCTCGGTCGGGCTGATGGCCGGCGCCGCCGAGGCCATTGAGCGCCTGCGCGGCCGGGAAACCCGCGCGCTGGATCTGGGCCAGGTGGGCTTTCTCGATGCCCGGGGCAACCTGGCCACCCGCTACTTTGTGAACATCGCCAGCGGCGGCATCAGCGGGGTGGTCGATGCCATGGCCAACAGCACCTGGAAGGGGCTGGGCGGCAGAGCGAGCTTCGCGGTCGCGACGATGCGGGCCTTTGCGAAATGGAAGAATATTGAGGTGGAGGTGCGCCTGGACGACACCTCGGAGCTTCGCGACCGGGTGCTCAACCTCTCGGTGGCCAATGGCGAGTACTTTGGCGGGGGGATGTGGGTCGCGCCGGGCGCCGAACTCGACGATGGACGCCTGCAACTGATCATGATGGGCGATCTCAGCCGTCCGCAGGCCCTGCGTATGTTCACCGACATCTACAAGGGCAGCCACCTGGGCCACCGCAAGGTCAGCCGTCATCGCGCCCGCCAGGTGGCCGTGCGTCTGGTGGAACCCTCGGCGCTGGCGCTGGTGGACCTGGACGGGGAGCAGCCCGGGAAACTGCCGGCGACCTTTAACGTGCACCACCGCGCGTTGCAGTTTAAGGCCTAA
- a CDS encoding M50 family metallopeptidase, with product MSTSNFTPSARALLIFAVALVVVTMLVPYGYVVAYPLRLFGTFVHESAHALATVLTGGSVSGMHVNLDTSGVTLSRGGSRFLISSAGYLGTVAAGAALLIAGKRQGWARKTLIVLGVSTLVATALFGGYGSSLLAVGGFAAGMGLWALGRKMARAQKSAGIWYAGGAVVTVAALVYLGFSGALLTWSVGLLSAAGLVAVAVYGAPWLRHALVITLGVQLTFDGLHSIRTLIDHTMAARGHSDAVNMANLTGIPASVWAVLWAVVGLAIVAGAFVLFWRENKRESFENSLS from the coding sequence ATGAGCACATCCAACTTCACCCCCTCGGCACGCGCGTTGCTGATCTTCGCGGTAGCCCTGGTGGTGGTGACCATGTTGGTGCCCTACGGCTACGTGGTGGCTTATCCGCTGCGCCTCTTCGGAACCTTTGTGCACGAGAGCGCGCACGCCCTGGCCACCGTGCTCACCGGCGGCTCGGTCAGCGGAATGCATGTAAATCTGGACACCAGCGGAGTGACGTTGAGCCGGGGTGGCTCGCGTTTCTTGATCAGCTCGGCGGGCTATCTGGGCACGGTGGCCGCCGGCGCCGCACTGCTGATCGCCGGCAAGCGCCAGGGCTGGGCCCGCAAGACCCTCATCGTGCTGGGCGTAAGCACCCTGGTGGCCACCGCACTCTTTGGCGGCTACGGAAGTTCGCTCCTCGCGGTGGGCGGGTTCGCTGCCGGCATGGGACTGTGGGCGCTGGGGCGTAAGATGGCCCGCGCCCAGAAATCAGCCGGCATCTGGTACGCTGGCGGCGCGGTGGTCACCGTGGCCGCGCTGGTCTACCTGGGGTTCTCCGGCGCGTTGTTGACCTGGTCGGTGGGTCTGCTCTCGGCGGCCGGACTGGTGGCCGTGGCCGTGTACGGCGCGCCCTGGCTGCGCCACGCGCTGGTCATCACCCTGGGCGTGCAGCTGACCTTTGACGGGCTGCACTCCATCCGAACTCTGATCGATCATACGATGGCCGCGCGCGGACACTCCGACGCGGTGAACATGGCCAACCTCACCGGCATCCCGGCCAGCGTCTGGGCGGTGTTGTGGGCGGTAGTCGGACTGGCCATCGTGGCCGGAGCCTTCGTCCTCTTCTGGCGCGAAAACAAGCGTGAGAGCTTTGAAAACTCGCTCTCCTGA
- a CDS encoding J domain-containing protein, translated as MSDLKDRLMRTMRANLNHLLDNVQQFEERGGFRSLLHPEPAPEAWENIGQNPGERPQPQPPARTDGPKTLRDYYANLEIPYGSDLATTRAAYRSMMRRYHPDNFANDPEMESVATDLSQELAVAYQAIESYLRTGRY; from the coding sequence ATGAGTGACCTTAAAGACCGCCTGATGCGCACGATGCGCGCCAACCTCAACCACCTGCTCGATAACGTGCAGCAGTTTGAGGAGCGCGGGGGCTTTCGCTCGCTGCTCCACCCGGAGCCGGCCCCCGAGGCGTGGGAGAACATCGGCCAGAATCCCGGTGAGCGCCCGCAGCCTCAGCCCCCGGCACGCACCGACGGCCCGAAAACCCTGCGCGACTACTACGCCAACCTTGAGATCCCCTACGGCAGCGATCTGGCCACGACCCGCGCGGCCTACCGCAGCATGATGCGACGCTATCACCCGGATAACTTCGCCAACGATCCCGAGATGGAGTCCGTCGCGACCGACCTCTCCCAGGAGCTGGCGGTGGCCTACCAGGCGATCGAAAGTTACCTGCGGACGGGCCGCTACTAA